The DNA segment TCCGTGGTCCAGATCTTCCTCAAGAACCAGCTCCAGTGGACCGCCAAGCCGTACACGCAGGAGGAGATCCGGCAGTTCGCCGCCGCCTGGAAGGCAACCGGCATCCGGACGGTGTTCGCCCACTCCTCCTACCTCATCAACCTGGCGGCGCCGGATCCCTCGGAATGGACGCGCGCGGTCGGCGCGTTTCACGACGAGCTCGAGCGCGCCGAAGCACTGGCGCTGCCCTTCGTGATCATCCACCCGGGCTCGCACAAGGGGCAGGGTCTCGAGGCGGGCATTCGGCGCATCGTCGATGCGCTCGACGAGGTGACGTCGAGGACCCGGGGCTATCGCGTCAGTGTGTTGCTGGAGAACACCGCGGGCGGCGGCGCGACGATCGGGCGGAGCTTTGAAGAGCTGGCCGCGCTCCTCGGCGGCGCGCGGGCGCCGGAGCGCGTCGGCGTCTGCCTCGACACCTGCCACCTCTTCGCCGCCGGCTACGACCTGCGAACCCGCGCGGGCTACGAGGGCGTGATGAAATCATGCGCC comes from the Candidatus Rokuibacteriota bacterium genome and includes:
- a CDS encoding deoxyribonuclease IV produces the protein MLGAHMSIAGGLYRALERGREAGCSVVQIFLKNQLQWTAKPYTQEEIRQFAAAWKATGIRTVFAHSSYLINLAAPDPSEWTRAVGAFHDELERAEALALPFVIIHPGSHKGQGLEAGIRRIVDALDEVTSRTRGYRVSVLLENTAGGGATIGRSFEELAALLGGARAPERVGVCLDTCHLFAAGYDLRTRAGYEGVMKSCAAIVGLRHVRAFHLNDAKTPLGSGLDRHEKIGRGRLGKDAFRCLMRDRRFARAPMVLETPKDPEPKADRAALALLRKLRISASG